In one Pseudoclavibacter sp. Marseille-Q3772 genomic region, the following are encoded:
- a CDS encoding MerR family transcriptional regulator, producing the protein MEWTVQELADRAGVSGRTLRHYHQIELLTPDRIGANGYRYYGPTAVARLQRILLLREAGLSLAAISEALSTDANPADEITALEEHLAHLEHERDALERRIVSVEHTLQMRREGLQPRMDMILEGFNDRYEAEVTEQWGRDVFEQSNRWWHAKNLTQQRQFQADAEQLLAGWGELHQSGVSPSSDQAQQHAATHASWFAQIPGTPQNAGDLNKTRAMLTGMANLYATNPDFHPAFGGAAAADFAAHALRHYAQNL; encoded by the coding sequence GTGGAGTGGACTGTCCAGGAACTCGCTGACCGTGCTGGTGTGAGTGGCCGGACGCTGCGGCATTACCACCAGATCGAGCTGCTGACTCCGGATCGGATCGGCGCGAACGGCTACCGCTACTACGGCCCCACCGCGGTGGCACGCCTGCAACGGATCCTGCTCCTGCGTGAAGCGGGGCTGAGCTTGGCTGCCATCAGCGAGGCACTGTCGACCGACGCGAACCCAGCCGACGAGATCACCGCACTCGAGGAGCACCTGGCACACCTCGAGCACGAGCGAGACGCCTTGGAGCGGCGCATCGTCTCGGTCGAACACACGCTCCAGATGCGACGCGAAGGCCTACAGCCGCGGATGGACATGATACTCGAAGGCTTCAATGACCGGTACGAGGCCGAGGTCACCGAGCAGTGGGGCCGCGACGTGTTCGAGCAATCCAATCGGTGGTGGCACGCCAAGAACCTCACCCAGCAACGCCAATTCCAAGCCGATGCTGAACAACTGCTGGCCGGCTGGGGCGAGCTCCACCAATCCGGTGTCTCCCCGTCCAGCGACCAGGCCCAACAACACGCAGCCACCCATGCCTCGTGGTTCGCCCAGATCCCGGGCACACCACAGAACGCCGGTGACCTCAACAAGACCCGCGCCATGCTCACCGGCATGGCCAACCTCTACGCCACCAACCCAGACTTCCACCCCGCGTTCGGCGGAGCCGCAGCCGCAGACTTTGCCGCCCATGCATTGCGCCACTACGCCCAAAACCTCTGA
- the secE gene encoding preprotein translocase subunit SecE — protein MATGKSGEDRDGIESRVDDATASTESTGDGGESTSGGSTSTDEAVVRDTDAVDESAADADETDADGDTTASAAKVKKKSERKRDAKSAKSKTAKKGKKTPKRNEAETLAASRESKGIGAFFGQVVEELKKVVTPTGKELWRYVAVVLSFLLLMMLLVMVLDWAFGFISSWVFGEGTHLFPQEPPAPPTPAPTPDAPVPTP, from the coding sequence GTGGCGACTGGCAAGTCTGGCGAGGACCGCGACGGCATTGAATCGCGTGTCGACGACGCGACTGCGAGCACTGAATCAACCGGCGACGGTGGCGAGTCGACCTCCGGTGGCTCCACCAGCACAGACGAGGCGGTAGTTCGCGACACGGATGCGGTTGACGAGTCGGCAGCGGATGCCGACGAAACTGACGCGGACGGCGACACCACCGCATCCGCAGCGAAGGTCAAGAAGAAGTCCGAGCGCAAGCGCGACGCCAAGTCGGCGAAGTCCAAGACCGCGAAGAAGGGGAAGAAGACCCCGAAGCGTAACGAAGCCGAGACACTCGCCGCCTCGCGCGAGAGTAAGGGAATCGGCGCATTCTTCGGCCAGGTTGTCGAAGAGCTGAAGAAGGTCGTCACCCCGACCGGTAAAGAGCTGTGGCGTTATGTCGCCGTGGTGCTTTCCTTCCTGCTGCTGATGATGCTGCTGGTCATGGTGTTGGACTGGGCGTTCGGCTTTATCTCCTCGTGGGTATTCGGTGAGGGAACCCACCTCTTCCCGCAGGAACCACCGGCACCGCCGACCCCGGCGCCCACCCCTGACGCGCCCGTACCCACCCCGTAA
- a CDS encoding pyridoxal phosphate-dependent aminotransferase yields MTESRLSPRVAAIAPSATLKVDNKAKALKAEGRPVISYAAGEPDFATPAHVVEAALEAVKDPKNHKYTANVGLPELRDAIAAKTRRDSGLDIPASRVLVTNGGKQAVFQAINAVVGEGDDVLLPTPAWTSYTEVIKIAGGNTVEVFAGADQNYKVTPEQLEEAFTPNTKAIIFVSPSNPTGAVYTPEETRAIGEWIEKRGIFVIADEIYQNLTYDGVKATSIVEAVPTLDDKTILVNGVAKSYAMTGWRLGWMVGPEDVIAGAANMQSHLTSNVNNIAQRAALAALTGPTEPIEEFRQAFDRRRKLMVEELSKVPGFEVPTPTGAFYVYADVTALLGKEFDGRVINTSLELADYILDKAEVAIVPGEAFGPSGYVRLSYALGDDQLVEGVQRIQKLFADVQL; encoded by the coding sequence ATGACTGAATCGCGCCTCTCACCCCGCGTCGCTGCAATTGCCCCTTCGGCCACCCTCAAGGTTGACAACAAGGCCAAGGCTCTCAAGGCCGAAGGCCGCCCCGTAATCTCGTACGCCGCCGGCGAGCCCGACTTCGCCACACCGGCTCACGTAGTCGAAGCTGCACTGGAAGCAGTAAAGGATCCAAAGAACCACAAGTACACCGCAAACGTAGGTCTGCCAGAACTTCGCGATGCGATCGCCGCAAAGACGCGCCGCGACTCGGGGCTGGACATCCCCGCATCCCGCGTGCTGGTCACCAACGGCGGCAAGCAGGCCGTATTCCAGGCGATCAACGCGGTCGTTGGCGAAGGTGACGATGTACTGCTGCCGACCCCGGCCTGGACCTCGTACACCGAGGTAATCAAGATCGCCGGCGGTAACACCGTTGAGGTGTTCGCCGGTGCCGACCAGAACTACAAGGTCACCCCGGAACAGCTCGAGGAAGCATTCACCCCGAACACGAAGGCGATCATCTTCGTTTCGCCCTCGAACCCGACCGGCGCCGTGTACACCCCCGAAGAAACTCGCGCTATCGGTGAGTGGATCGAAAAGCGCGGCATTTTCGTGATCGCCGACGAGATCTACCAGAACCTCACCTACGACGGCGTCAAGGCGACGTCGATTGTCGAAGCAGTTCCAACGCTCGACGACAAGACGATTCTGGTGAACGGTGTTGCAAAGTCGTACGCCATGACTGGTTGGCGCCTGGGCTGGATGGTCGGCCCTGAAGATGTCATTGCCGGCGCTGCAAACATGCAGTCGCACCTGACCAGCAACGTCAACAACATTGCCCAGCGCGCCGCCCTGGCAGCGCTCACCGGTCCGACTGAGCCGATCGAAGAGTTCCGCCAGGCCTTCGACCGTCGCCGCAAGCTAATGGTTGAAGAGCTGAGCAAGGTTCCCGGCTTCGAGGTGCCGACCCCGACCGGTGCGTTCTACGTCTACGCAGATGTAACGGCGCTGCTCGGCAAGGAGTTCGACGGCAGGGTCATCAACACCTCGCTGGAGCTTGCTGACTACATCCTCGACAAGGCCGAAGTTGCCATTGTTCCCGGTGAAGCATTCGGACCTTCCGGTTACGTACGGCTGAGCTACGCCCTCGGCGACGACCAGCTCGTTGAGGGTGTACAGCGCATCCAAAAGCTGTTCGCTGACGTGCAGCTGTAA
- the pflA gene encoding pyruvate formate-lyase-activating protein, which yields MSVTNLTDLQLAPRRTGAGTQGLDEAHDLAHSERLDGIRRGELATIHSWELVTAVDGPGTRLTIFFSGCPLRCLYCHNPDTMLARDGQDVELDTLLARIKRYRTVFKASGGGITLSGGEVLQQPQFAARLLHETKRMGIHTTIDTSGFLGRNVTDEMLEDIDLVLLDVKSGNEETYNKVTGRTLAPTIEFGDRLAANGTEIWGRFVLVPGLTDAYENVEQVADIMARWSSLSRVEVLPFHQMGADKWEALGRTYELADTKPPSLELLERARNQFRSRGLTVY from the coding sequence GTGTCAGTAACGAACCTCACCGACTTGCAGCTTGCGCCCCGGCGAACCGGCGCCGGTACCCAGGGGCTCGACGAGGCCCACGACCTGGCGCACAGTGAGCGACTCGACGGAATCCGTCGTGGCGAGCTCGCCACCATCCACTCGTGGGAACTGGTCACCGCCGTCGACGGTCCAGGCACCCGCCTCACCATCTTCTTCTCCGGCTGCCCGCTGCGCTGCCTGTACTGCCACAACCCCGACACGATGCTTGCTCGCGACGGCCAAGACGTCGAGCTTGATACGCTGCTCGCGCGCATCAAGCGTTACCGCACCGTATTCAAGGCCAGCGGCGGCGGCATTACCCTCTCCGGTGGTGAAGTGCTCCAACAACCCCAGTTCGCCGCGAGGTTGCTGCACGAAACGAAACGGATGGGGATCCACACCACGATCGACACTTCCGGGTTCCTCGGGCGAAACGTCACCGACGAGATGCTGGAAGATATCGACCTGGTACTGCTCGATGTGAAGAGCGGTAATGAGGAGACCTACAACAAAGTGACCGGGCGCACGCTCGCTCCGACCATCGAATTCGGGGACCGGCTCGCTGCGAATGGCACCGAAATCTGGGGGCGTTTCGTGCTCGTTCCTGGGCTTACCGATGCCTACGAGAACGTAGAACAGGTGGCCGACATTATGGCGCGCTGGTCGAGCCTCAGCCGCGTCGAAGTGCTGCCCTTCCACCAGATGGGCGCTGACAAGTGGGAAGCTCTCGGTCGAACCTACGAACTCGCCGACACCAAACCTCCGTCACTGGAGTTACTCGAACGCGCCCGCAACCAGTTCCGATCGCGCGGGCTCACCGTTTACTGA
- a CDS encoding MaoC family dehydratase N-terminal domain-containing protein — MTQAIVGRTFTLPHSYLVGREHVRDFAHAVFATNPIHTDLDAARAAGYVDLVAPTTYLAVLQHRVLDELLRDPQFNVELKNIVHGDQRFTFTRPVVAGDELTAELAVSKVRALGSNAMVQATTTFTDAAGDTVATTNATLVVGGGN; from the coding sequence GTGACGCAAGCAATCGTTGGCCGCACCTTCACGCTGCCACACAGCTATCTCGTCGGACGCGAGCACGTACGCGACTTTGCGCACGCCGTGTTCGCAACCAACCCCATCCACACCGACCTCGACGCTGCCCGTGCCGCAGGCTATGTCGACCTCGTCGCGCCCACCACCTACCTTGCCGTGCTGCAGCACCGAGTATTGGACGAACTACTGCGCGACCCACAGTTCAACGTCGAGCTGAAGAACATCGTGCACGGTGACCAGCGATTCACCTTTACCCGGCCCGTCGTCGCCGGTGACGAACTCACCGCCGAACTTGCAGTCAGCAAGGTGCGCGCGCTCGGCAGCAACGCCATGGTGCAGGCAACCACGACCTTCACCGACGCTGCCGGTGACACCGTCGCAACCACGAACGCCACGCTTGTCGTCGGGGGAGGGAACTAA
- the rplA gene encoding 50S ribosomal protein L1, with product MAQKSKAYRAAAEKIEAGKVYSIDEAAALAKETSSTKFDSTVEVAMVLAVDPRKADQMVRGTVSLPHGTGKTARVIVFAQGPAAEAALAAGADEVGTDELIAKVADGWTDFDSAVATPDMMGKVGRLGKVLGPRGLMPNPKTGTVTPDAAKAVTEIKGGKIEFRVDKHANLHFIAGKASFTPEQIADNLRVAIDEVIRLRPSSAKGRYVQKAVVSTTFGPGIPLDVAAFG from the coding sequence ATGGCACAGAAGTCCAAGGCGTACCGCGCCGCGGCAGAGAAGATCGAGGCCGGCAAGGTCTACTCGATCGACGAGGCAGCCGCCCTCGCAAAAGAAACTTCGTCGACCAAGTTCGACAGCACGGTTGAGGTCGCAATGGTCCTCGCCGTTGACCCGCGCAAGGCAGACCAGATGGTTCGCGGTACCGTAAGCCTCCCGCACGGTACCGGTAAGACCGCCCGCGTTATCGTCTTCGCACAGGGCCCGGCAGCCGAGGCTGCACTGGCAGCAGGCGCAGACGAGGTCGGCACCGACGAGCTCATCGCCAAGGTTGCCGACGGCTGGACCGACTTCGACTCGGCCGTCGCCACCCCGGACATGATGGGTAAGGTCGGTCGTCTCGGTAAGGTTCTCGGTCCCCGCGGCCTCATGCCGAACCCGAAGACCGGCACCGTAACCCCGGATGCGGCCAAGGCCGTAACCGAAATTAAGGGTGGAAAGATCGAGTTCCGCGTGGACAAGCACGCCAACCTCCACTTCATTGCGGGTAAGGCATCGTTCACGCCGGAGCAGATCGCCGATAACCTGCGCGTTGCGATCGACGAGGTTATCCGTCTTCGTCCGTCGTCCGCGAAGGGCCGCTACGTACAGAAGGCAGTGGTTTCGACCACCTTCGGTCCGGGCATCCCGCTCGACGTCGCCGCATTCGGCTAA
- a CDS encoding NADP-dependent oxidoreductase, translating into MAEQMRAVMIDQFGGPEVLRLRDDAPMPVQVRDEVLVRVHAAGVNPIDAKTRAGGGMSAAIPSLPWILGGDFAGIVERAPYELSPFQPGDEVFGVTPIARYPGTYAEFVSVPSTALVHKPTSLSMHEASGIPLTALTAWAGVVELARVHTQQRMLIHAGAGGVGHIAVQLAKFYGAWVATTASTRNHAWLRELGADQVIDYGSERFEDALTEPVDVVLDLVGNDRDAVSSRSLSVLRDGGLIINVPTGSWPTMHEDVERAGRELRASSLKLATDPVALRTIAQLIDQGDLRTHVDAVFPLREAAAAHEQLMRGHTRGKIVLDALQ; encoded by the coding sequence ATGGCTGAACAGATGCGCGCTGTGATGATCGACCAGTTCGGGGGCCCGGAGGTCTTGCGGCTTCGCGACGATGCCCCCATGCCGGTGCAGGTTCGTGACGAGGTGCTGGTGCGAGTGCACGCCGCTGGCGTGAACCCGATCGACGCGAAAACCCGCGCTGGCGGCGGTATGTCCGCGGCGATTCCGTCCCTGCCGTGGATTCTCGGCGGTGATTTCGCGGGCATCGTCGAGCGCGCTCCCTACGAGCTCTCCCCATTCCAGCCCGGCGACGAGGTCTTCGGCGTAACGCCAATCGCCCGCTACCCCGGAACCTACGCCGAGTTCGTCTCGGTCCCGTCCACAGCATTGGTACACAAGCCGACATCGCTGTCGATGCATGAAGCCTCAGGTATCCCCCTTACCGCTCTCACCGCGTGGGCGGGTGTGGTCGAGCTCGCGCGTGTTCACACCCAGCAGCGGATGTTGATTCACGCTGGTGCGGGCGGGGTCGGACATATCGCGGTGCAGCTTGCGAAGTTCTATGGCGCCTGGGTCGCAACCACTGCATCCACCCGAAATCACGCATGGTTGCGCGAACTCGGCGCGGATCAGGTCATCGATTACGGCAGCGAACGGTTCGAGGATGCGCTGACCGAGCCCGTGGATGTGGTGCTTGATTTGGTCGGCAATGACAGGGATGCGGTCTCGTCACGATCACTTTCGGTGCTGCGCGACGGTGGATTGATCATTAACGTGCCAACCGGCTCGTGGCCGACGATGCACGAGGACGTCGAGCGTGCGGGACGCGAGCTGCGCGCATCCTCACTGAAACTGGCAACGGACCCGGTCGCGCTGCGCACCATTGCGCAGTTGATCGATCAGGGTGATCTGCGTACGCATGTGGATGCGGTCTTCCCGCTTCGCGAGGCGGCGGCGGCTCATGAGCAGCTCATGCGGGGCCACACGCGCGGGAAGATCGTGCTCGACGCGTTGCAATGA
- the rplK gene encoding 50S ribosomal protein L11 produces the protein MAPKKKVAGLIKLQIQAGAANPAPPVGPALGQHGVNIMEFCKAYNAATEQQRGNIVPVEITVYEDRSFTFVLKTPPAAQLIKKAAGVKKGSGVPHTNKVGKMTMDQAREIAEIKKVDLNANDIEAGAKIIAGTARSMGIEVTGN, from the coding sequence ATGGCACCTAAGAAGAAGGTTGCAGGTCTGATCAAGCTGCAGATTCAGGCCGGCGCCGCTAACCCTGCACCGCCGGTTGGTCCGGCGCTGGGTCAGCACGGCGTCAACATTATGGAGTTCTGCAAGGCGTACAACGCCGCGACAGAACAGCAGCGCGGCAACATCGTTCCGGTTGAAATCACCGTTTACGAAGACCGCTCGTTCACGTTCGTGCTCAAGACTCCTCCGGCTGCACAGCTCATCAAGAAGGCTGCCGGCGTGAAGAAGGGCTCGGGTGTGCCCCACACGAACAAGGTCGGCAAGATGACCATGGATCAGGCGCGTGAAATTGCCGAGATCAAGAAGGTCGACCTCAACGCGAACGACATCGAAGCTGGCGCAAAGATCATCGCCGGTACCGCTCGTTCGATGGGCATCGAGGTTACGGGCAACTAG
- a CDS encoding UDP-N-acetylmuramate dehydrogenase, with product MTTFAELTTTAVSAAPAELIAPTSRAQLADAYFRLVEEEQSFLVIAGGSNTIVSDDGFDGPVLHVVTRGVEWDNAGERVLVRADAGESWSALVDDSVSRGYSGIEALAGIPGSVGAAPVQNIGAYGQELADVLVRIELANGDTGEIEWLDASELGLGYRTSTLKRGEHRGLVLRVELALQPGGDGAQVRYEQLARALQVPLGEAVSAQKQREAVLSLRASKGMVLDANDPDTRSSGSFFMNPIVPAESVADSIPADAPRFAAGVDENGRELVKLSAAWLIDHAGVHKGFSLPGSRAAVSSKHTLALTNRGGASAEEIAALARYVQVRVQQEFGVALVPEPNLIGIEL from the coding sequence ATGACCACGTTCGCCGAGCTCACCACCACCGCAGTGTCCGCTGCGCCGGCAGAGTTGATCGCGCCCACCTCCCGCGCGCAGCTCGCCGACGCCTACTTTCGGCTGGTAGAGGAGGAGCAGTCGTTCCTGGTCATCGCCGGCGGCTCGAACACCATCGTCAGTGATGACGGTTTCGATGGGCCGGTACTCCACGTGGTTACCCGCGGCGTTGAATGGGACAACGCCGGTGAACGGGTACTGGTTCGCGCGGATGCGGGGGAGTCGTGGAGTGCGCTCGTGGATGATAGCGTCTCCCGCGGGTATTCCGGTATCGAAGCGCTCGCGGGTATCCCGGGCTCCGTTGGTGCCGCCCCCGTGCAGAATATTGGCGCTTACGGGCAGGAACTGGCCGATGTGCTCGTGCGGATCGAGCTCGCGAATGGTGACACTGGCGAGATCGAGTGGCTCGACGCATCCGAACTCGGTCTCGGGTACCGCACCTCAACGCTGAAACGAGGTGAACACCGTGGGCTCGTGCTGCGAGTTGAGCTTGCTCTACAGCCCGGTGGTGACGGGGCGCAGGTGCGTTATGAGCAGCTCGCGCGGGCATTGCAGGTTCCGCTCGGGGAGGCTGTGTCTGCGCAGAAACAGCGCGAGGCCGTGCTGTCGCTGCGTGCATCCAAGGGGATGGTGCTGGATGCGAACGACCCCGATACGCGTTCCAGCGGTTCGTTTTTTATGAACCCGATCGTGCCGGCAGAAAGCGTTGCCGATAGTATTCCTGCCGATGCGCCCCGATTTGCTGCGGGTGTTGATGAGAACGGGCGGGAGCTCGTGAAGCTATCGGCAGCGTGGCTGATCGATCATGCCGGAGTCCACAAGGGGTTTTCGTTACCGGGAAGCCGGGCCGCCGTATCGTCAAAGCACACGCTCGCGCTGACTAACCGCGGTGGCGCCAGCGCCGAAGAGATTGCTGCGCTTGCGCGCTATGTGCAGGTACGCGTGCAACAGGAATTCGGGGTGGCGCTCGTACCGGAACCGAACCTTATTGGAATCGAACTGTAG
- a CDS encoding YqaJ viral recombinase family protein: MVVFRPVSDDALAHAENEAPRGHSAITSRAAPGDYAPLALAFEPTLRALGDAAAAAEQAATMEPVERATFTFAQTRAARIPVTPAIGTVWRAGMLDPRDPFEVIEGALRERVLCADHERESWLSYRRTGITATDAARLASVTSVRAVVNDKLYGGSFQGNAYTEFGRQREPEIAAWVRREHGIEPCGLLIHAAENKRHLATPDGLVHRDGEVVLAEIKTTNKPWKRIPRNYLRQVWWQQYVTGASRTLFVWERHENFVVQDAVPQFVWIERDEAEIAKLVQLADEVLKNLALTS; this comes from the coding sequence ATGGTTGTTTTCCGCCCGGTGTCTGATGATGCCCTTGCGCACGCGGAAAACGAAGCGCCCCGGGGCCACTCGGCAATCACATCCCGCGCCGCGCCCGGCGACTACGCACCCCTCGCCCTGGCCTTTGAGCCCACGCTACGGGCGCTGGGCGATGCCGCCGCAGCAGCGGAGCAAGCCGCAACAATGGAACCGGTGGAGCGCGCCACGTTCACGTTCGCGCAGACTCGTGCCGCCCGCATCCCGGTTACGCCCGCGATCGGCACCGTGTGGCGGGCGGGGATGCTCGACCCGCGCGATCCGTTCGAGGTGATTGAGGGTGCGCTGCGTGAGCGCGTGCTGTGTGCCGACCACGAGCGCGAGTCGTGGCTGAGCTATCGACGCACCGGCATTACCGCGACCGACGCGGCACGCTTGGCGTCCGTGACGTCGGTGCGCGCCGTGGTGAACGACAAGCTCTATGGCGGATCGTTCCAGGGGAATGCGTATACGGAGTTTGGTCGGCAGCGCGAGCCCGAGATCGCCGCGTGGGTGCGGCGCGAGCACGGCATTGAACCGTGCGGGCTACTGATTCACGCTGCCGAGAATAAGCGGCATCTGGCCACACCCGACGGCCTGGTGCACCGCGACGGCGAGGTGGTGCTCGCCGAAATCAAAACGACGAACAAACCGTGGAAACGCATCCCCCGCAACTATCTGCGGCAGGTGTGGTGGCAGCAGTATGTGACGGGTGCATCCCGAACCCTGTTTGTGTGGGAACGGCACGAGAACTTTGTGGTGCAGGATGCCGTGCCGCAGTTCGTGTGGATCGAGCGCGACGAGGCTGAGATCGCCAAGCTCGTGCAGCTGGCCGATGAGGTGCTTAAGAACCTCGCGCTGACCAGCTAA
- a CDS encoding DUF2268 domain-containing putative Zn-dependent protease (predicted Zn-dependent protease with a strongly conserved HExxH motif) codes for MFSIAGMTVTMIDSAARMRAMVNSAPEDWQNAARRLWQPMAGMYFFIPGGPDLAEVHAQNFGFGPDAAKEAILGAIDTLERADAWGRIELALDTGLRNLGSENPTLTLPDLTVLLVLGDPTNKYFTNEIRGLSAFGGISGYIAITIWPTDEVLDRLEGIALHELHHNVRYSPGGVVWNPQTVTVGEHVVAEGLADLFAVDVVGQQGFTHFVSQETRTSDAVLRRVSEGLDVTGMQDFAAWVLGDASARLFGATPVGVPTGAGYAAGGRIATAYLDVTGQSAASAVATPAAEILAVALPQLGLEMPTR; via the coding sequence ATGTTTAGTATCGCTGGCATGACGGTGACGATGATCGACAGTGCAGCCCGGATGCGGGCGATGGTGAACAGTGCTCCGGAGGACTGGCAGAATGCAGCTCGCAGACTCTGGCAGCCGATGGCTGGGATGTACTTCTTCATCCCCGGTGGGCCGGACTTGGCCGAAGTCCACGCCCAGAACTTCGGGTTCGGACCCGATGCCGCGAAGGAAGCGATCCTGGGTGCAATCGACACCTTGGAGCGAGCCGATGCGTGGGGCCGTATCGAGCTAGCGCTCGACACGGGGCTACGGAATCTGGGCTCGGAGAATCCGACACTGACGCTGCCCGATCTTACCGTGCTGCTCGTGCTCGGCGACCCCACGAACAAGTACTTCACGAACGAGATCCGCGGCCTGTCGGCCTTCGGCGGGATCAGCGGCTACATCGCCATCACGATCTGGCCGACCGACGAGGTGCTGGATCGTCTGGAAGGCATTGCCCTGCACGAGCTGCACCACAACGTGCGCTACTCGCCCGGCGGTGTGGTCTGGAATCCACAGACGGTCACCGTCGGCGAACATGTGGTCGCCGAAGGCCTCGCGGACCTCTTCGCGGTGGACGTTGTGGGCCAGCAGGGCTTCACACACTTCGTCAGCCAGGAGACCCGCACCAGCGACGCCGTGCTGCGCCGCGTCAGTGAGGGGCTCGACGTGACCGGAATGCAGGACTTCGCGGCGTGGGTGTTGGGCGACGCGAGCGCTCGCCTGTTCGGCGCGACACCAGTCGGAGTTCCCACCGGGGCTGGTTACGCAGCGGGAGGCCGGATCGCCACGGCCTACCTGGATGTCACTGGGCAGTCGGCAGCCTCGGCGGTGGCCACGCCGGCCGCCGAGATCTTGGCGGTGGCCCTGCCACAGTTGGGTCTGGAAATGCCAACTCGCTGA
- a CDS encoding MaoC/PaaZ C-terminal domain-containing protein produces MGAETGTPVASTTLHFARESLVRYAGASGDYNPIHYRDDIAEEVGLPGVLAHGMLTMGAAIQPVIEALGDPGRVVDYQVRFTRPVLVDPNRGADVHVEAVVGAAAGDDGIGRIDLTVAFDERTVLAKAQVRARFAV; encoded by the coding sequence ATCGGCGCCGAGACCGGCACCCCGGTCGCATCCACCACCCTGCACTTCGCGCGCGAATCGTTGGTTCGCTACGCGGGTGCATCCGGCGACTACAACCCCATCCACTACCGCGACGATATTGCTGAAGAAGTTGGCCTGCCCGGTGTTCTGGCACACGGCATGCTCACCATGGGAGCAGCAATTCAGCCGGTTATTGAGGCGCTCGGTGACCCCGGTCGCGTCGTCGACTACCAGGTGCGGTTCACTAGGCCGGTGCTTGTTGACCCGAACCGCGGCGCGGACGTCCACGTTGAAGCTGTGGTGGGCGCGGCCGCGGGCGACGATGGCATCGGACGTATCGACCTCACCGTAGCCTTTGACGAACGCACCGTGTTAGCTAAGGCACAGGTACGAGCACGGTTCGCAGTATGA
- a CDS encoding PfkB family carbohydrate kinase — translation MAAVVSLTPAPVIDRTYFVENFDAGKVNRASEIQEFLSGKGINVSRTLRVAGVTTSAVLPIGREDEHLLFRTPHPQILRILPIPGRMRVNTAVLESNGRTTNVNQKAVPIPQRDWDAVVDMTLHEIRSLRADWLVVSGSVPRHPENGEKVDFTKLFEEAKRLGTRVAFDSSGTSLEYWTKSGLVDLIKPNADEIATLVRRHMHTVGDVLEAGQQVLEETDLEVALVSMGGDGALAITRDDAWWGLAQARDVVNTTGAGDASLAGFVGHSIQGPGQGGGRPDFGHLPKLAVKSGLTKAVQYGALAVEVPTTIIESIEDAPEPVIERPDPSRELSEPTKFFETPSA, via the coding sequence ATGGCCGCAGTAGTTTCGCTCACGCCCGCCCCGGTAATTGACCGCACGTACTTTGTCGAGAATTTCGATGCCGGCAAAGTGAACCGCGCAAGTGAGATCCAGGAGTTCCTGTCGGGTAAGGGCATCAACGTGTCGCGTACGCTGCGCGTGGCTGGTGTGACGACATCCGCGGTGCTGCCGATCGGGCGCGAAGACGAGCACCTGCTGTTCCGCACTCCGCATCCGCAGATTCTTCGCATCCTACCGATCCCTGGCCGGATGCGCGTGAACACCGCCGTGCTCGAATCGAACGGGCGCACGACGAACGTCAACCAGAAAGCCGTGCCGATTCCGCAGCGTGACTGGGATGCGGTCGTTGATATGACCCTGCACGAGATTCGCTCGCTGCGAGCCGACTGGCTTGTTGTGTCGGGGTCGGTGCCGCGCCACCCGGAAAACGGCGAGAAGGTGGATTTCACAAAGCTGTTTGAGGAAGCGAAGCGCCTTGGAACGCGCGTTGCGTTCGACTCCTCCGGAACCTCGCTCGAGTACTGGACGAAGTCCGGGCTCGTCGATTTGATTAAGCCGAACGCCGACGAGATTGCGACGCTGGTGCGGCGACACATGCACACCGTTGGTGACGTGCTCGAGGCCGGACAGCAGGTTCTTGAGGAAACGGATCTTGAAGTCGCGCTGGTGTCGATGGGTGGCGACGGTGCGCTCGCGATTACCCGTGATGATGCGTGGTGGGGGCTCGCACAGGCTCGCGATGTTGTGAACACTACCGGTGCGGGGGATGCGTCGCTTGCCGGGTTTGTTGGACACTCGATTCAGGGCCCCGGTCAGGGCGGTGGTCGCCCGGACTTTGGTCACCTGCCGAAGCTCGCGGTGAAGTCTGGTTTGACGAAGGCCGTGCAGTACGGTGCACTGGCCGTTGAGGTGCCGACGACGATTATCGAGTCGATTGAGGATGCGCCGGAGCCGGTGATCGAGCGTCCGGATCCGTCGCGTGAACTGTCGGAGCCAACGAAGTTCTTTGAGACGCCCTCGGCCTAG